The stretch of DNA cacccggctcaaaccaacccactgcaGATCGAcacaagaacccccaaaatctatgacacaagtgcgttgcatgtcctccaatatctgaatagtgcgctcggattgtccgtccatctcagggtgaaatattgtactcaactcaacctcaGTGCCCAACTCACGGCTCAGCAAAACTCcgatgtaaactgcatgccccgATGTGAAATGGAGGACACTGGCACactgtgaaggcgaacaatctcgcggatgtaaatcttaaccaaccgctctgaagaatacatagtcccaactagaatgaagtgtgtggacttggtcagccgatccacaatcacccaaatagcatcaaattttctcgaagtccgtgggagtcctactacaaaatccatggtgatacgctcccacttacactctggaatctcaagtctctgaagcaaatctcctggtctctgatgctcatacttcacttgctaacAGTTAAGGCACTgcgctacaaaccccactatatccttcttcatcctcccgCGAACTATGGCCTCCTCAATAATCAATTctcgtaacccatccacattaggcacacaaatctgaccatgcatcctcaactcCCCATCATCCCCagtagtaacttccttggcatcaccttgctgaaccatgtccttaaggacaagcaaatggggatcatcatattggcgctctttgatgcgatcatataagggagaccgagaaaccatacaagctagaacccggatgggctccgaaatatctaatatcacaaactagttggccaaggcctgaacatcaacttcaagaggtctctcaccaacaagaatgaatgcaaggctacccatactcactgcctttctactcaaagcatcatccaccacattggccttactgggatggtacaaaatggtgatatcatagtactttagcagctccaaccatatctgctacctcaagtttagatccttttgtttgaacaagtgctggagactccgatgatctataaATAGCTCACAacacacaccatagagataatgacttcaaatcttcaatgcatgaacgatggcggccaactccaaatcatgaaaagggtagttcttctcatggggcttcaactggagTGAAGCATAACtaatcactctaccctcatgcaccaagacacacccaatagcgatccgagaagcatcacaatatactgtataagatccagaagctgatggcaaaactagaactggagttgtggtcaaggcagtcttaagcttctgaaagctctcctcacactcgacccaccacctgaatagagcacccttctgagtcaatttggtcaagcgatgcaatagatgagaaactctCCACGAACGGACgttaataaccggccaagccgataAATCTCCGAATCTCTATAGATGAGGATGATCTAGGCCAACTTTGAACCGCctatatcttctttggatccaccttattcccctcgctggacaccacgtgccccaagaacgccaccgaactaagtcaaaattcacacttggagaacatggcataaagcttctcatcCCTCAGCTGCTGCAACATAATCCTCACATGCTGGGCATGCTCTTCCTaactacgagagtacaccaggatatcatcagtgAATACTATGACGAACAAGTCGAGATAAGGATAaaatacacttattatcatatacaTGAATGTTTATGgggagttggtcagcccaaaagacatcacaaggaactcataattaCCATAACGGGTCCTCAataccgtctttagaatatccgagtaccgaatcttcaactagtgatacccaaacctcaaatcaatcttagagaacatactcgttccctgaagctggtcaaatagatcatcaatacgcggcaaaggatacttgttcttgattgtaactttgttcaactacctatagtcgatgcacatccgtatattaccgtccttcttcttcaaaaacagaaccgatgcaccccaaggcgacacactaggcctaataaaccccttatcaagaagttcctgaagttgcttcttcaattccttcaactcagctggtgccatacaatacaaaggaacagaaatgggctgagtgcccggtaccaagtcaataccaaagtcaatatctttgtcgggtggcatgcaagacaggtctgcaggaaatacatctgaaaagtctcgcaccaccggaacagaatcaatagtaggggtatcagcaccaacatgcctcacaaaggccaaatatgacaaacatcccttcccaaccatctgctgggccttcaaatatgaaatcaccctgccCGAAACATaatttagagaacctctccactcgatccatGGCAACCTTGGAATAGCCAACgttacggtcttagcgtgacaatccaacatagcatgacatggagataaccaatccctacccaagatcacgtcgaaatcaaccatactaagcaataagagatcaactctagtctctaatcccccaatagtcactacacgtGACCGATATACGGGGTCCACAACAATAGTGTCTCCCActagcgtagatacatgaacaaatgaaactaagggctcacagggcatatccacataacgagcaaaatacgatgatacgaataagtggaaccggggtcaaataacatagaagcatccctgtggcatactgagacaatacctatgatcactacATCTAAAacaacagcatctggcctggcatagatagcatagaatcgggcctgaccacaacctgatcggcctcccactctagggcaacctctaacTGCCTAtgccccaccccgagctgactgggctgGTGGTGAAGTAATTGGTGCGGAAGTCGCagactgactcctctgctgaattggacctcccgagcgacaaggacactgcctccacatatgcccaaactccccgcactctaAGCAACTTTCCGATAATGGTGGTGGGTACTGAATCGGGTCACGAGTACCAAAGTAACTGCTAGATTGACCtggcatagatgaaccctgaaccgatggagcacgggatgaactctgagttgGGAGAGCACTGAAAGGTGACTGACCCGAACAGAGAAATAACTCTGAAATACAATCTATGAAGAACATAATCAAAATACATAAAGCTGAAGGATagagaaggagagtcaaggtctgcgaacgccgggcagctaccttgaaatctccgaaTAACTAAGATGCTTAGACAATCAGCACCCACCGTGTCCggtaacacctggatctgcacacgaagtgcagggtgtagtatgagtacaacctactcagtaagtaacaagactagcTATTGGGCTGAAATTAATGACGAGCTTCATGGGTATAGTTCAATTATAGAAATTATAGTACAGGAAAAGTAGGCATTCTTTAATGTTTGACAGTTAAAGCCAAAATAGATaaatcatgtcaagttcaatttaAACAGGATATGGCATATCTCAGTAATTACATGACAATTATATATGCCAACTGATGTACAAACAGAAATggaatcatatgcatactctcagagtattagtcactcagtcctcccattcactttatcctcacagtcactccttCTTCCCAGTCACTCCATCCTCACAACCACTCAATCCTTCCAATCGCTAGGCACTCGCGCTCGGTACTCGCGTTCGCTCTCAATAGGTACCTTcgcccactgtggatgtgcagactccggaggggcgattccagcccaagcgctataataagccaatcatggcatgaatcaaataGACAtgatgcggcatgcagcccgctcccataaatatcctcacaatcaggccctcggcctcactcagtcatctatctctccagtctctcgggttctcaagaatcatgataatcagcccaaacaacgatGATATAACATATCAATAAAGGACAACAGatactgagatataatatgcaagtaaaaactgtgactgagtacaaaattgcaatttaacaaataattcaacatgtaacatgacctatgtgggtccctacagtaccaacacatagccttGGCATGATTTCAAACGTGGTAgcggctcaatttctctaacatatggtggaattacaagtaaagataAGATTAATCAACTATATAGTCCCATGGAATCGACCAAGTtacaattcttacggtgcacgcccacacgcccgtcacctagcatgtgcgtcacctcaataccaatcatataacacgtaaatCAGGATTtcgtacccttagaaccaagtttagaagtgttacttatctcaaactgtGCAAAATATCTACTCCAACACGCCATTGCCTCACGAAACGGCCTCCAAattcctcgaatctagccacaaaaagTTTGAAACAATTAACAcgagctaaagaaatcaattccataagaaaatactaagttcttagtcaaaagtcaaaagtcaaaaTGTCAACTCAAAAAACCCCAAGGTTCAATAGCGAAAAAGAGAGGCGACAAAGTGGAACAGTATCTGAACGAACAAAAATGGCCACCGATCCCTCATCCGGTGGTGAAAAGCCACGGGACCAGTCCCAAAAATTTCTTCTAAATAATGCGCACACAACCCAGGTAAGCCCCCTTAACTTGTCTTCCCCATCTGCTGAAGAACTCGACAACGGTGGAAATTTGTATTCACGAAAAAATTGCCAGGAGATAATTGCAATGCACTGCAATATTTCTGGATCAAATCGACTGAGTCAAAGCCATGAAGATTTCTCAACACCTCAATTACAATATATACACATCATTTCAGACAACACTATATGCATCAACGATTTTGCATAGGTGAACAACGACCACAATCAACTGTTGGTCGTGCATGGGGTCACAGATATCCAAATTGGTCAAAACCAATGCCAATCCACTCCAATTGATCTGGACAATGATTCCAACCTCTCAAATAACAACCATGATGAACAATTAGTTACAATATTGCAGAACAAAGTTTACACAGAATCGCACATGCCATCTGTTCGACAAAATGCCAGGGTCAGTTTTGATGTCAATTTTTATGAACACATGAATGGTTGTGCTTCACAAAGTCATGTTGAGATTAGTAGTCATGATAAATTACAACAACATTCAACAAAAGAAGGTGCTCAAAGGCAGACACCTACAGTCGCAGCAACAAGGCAGTAACATAATAAACCTGTGAATCAAAATGGGGTGATCCAATTTGAAATTACTGCGCCACATGTACACAATGTTGTTAACACAAACTAGATTCACAATGGCACGGAGCAAGCAGGGTCACAGGATCCTAAAAAAGGGGTATTCGCCTCCAAAAATGCTCATCAGCAACCCACTACATCCCCTACCAATCCCATAAATAACCAGCCTAAGATATCTGCCAATTTTGATCGACCTACCAAAAGAAATAATCAAATAATCCAAGCATCACAAATTCCTACTACTAGCACATTACACATTGCAGTTAACAACAAACCACTGCTTCAGGAAGCACCCAAAGAACAAGTCCAGAAACTCACAAACACAACTGAACTACCACCCTATACTGTCACCCACTCTTACGCTACAAAAATCAGGGCCAGATTCGAAGCGGAGAGAACTCCTATTCAGTTCACCCCACCAAAGCTAACAACAAAATAAGGCAGGCATGCAGTTGTTTTTACAAAAAAGGATTATATGGGCACTATGGCAACAAGATGTAAGAAAACTATGGTTGGGAAATTTGGTAGCACTATACCTAAAATGGAAGTAATTAGAAGAAGCTTCGTGACTCACTGAACTCAGGGGTGGAGTTAAGATTGCTCACTTCAATTCTAAGACTGTCTACATTGATCTAGACAATGAATATGATCATGCAACAGTTAGAAATAAACAATTCATGTACATCCAAGGCCAAATGATGAAACTAGAAGCTTGGACACCTATATTCAATCCGAATGAAGACTCTCCGATAGTACCAGTTTAGATTATCATTCCTGAAATGCCTTGGCACTTATACTACATGGAAATCCTCACACCATTACTGTCTCAGGTGGGAAAAGCATTATTCCTTGATCTAGCTTCATTTCAAAAAACAAGAGGCAGTTTTGCTAAGGTGAAAATGAAGATTGACTTAACCAGGGAAATGCCTCAACATGTTTGGTTAGGTTATAACGAAAATCAAGATGAAAATGGTGACGGTCAATGGTTGGAAATTCAATATGAAAACATAGTTGAATACCGCTCCTATTGTAGGCACCTAGAACACACAATCCATGCATGCCCAGATAAAGCCAAACAGGATGAGAAGCATAAAATGAAAGCTACTGGAATACAAAATGAAGGAAATCTGCAGCAACAGATGGTTACCTCAAATGTACAACAACAACATCTGGTAGTTCAGCAAAGGCAGCCATCTAACCACCAATTTTAGAGCAACCACAAAAAGAAATCCACCACCTGCTAGGGAAGAAGTGCAGAACAAAGAAAATATTCCATCACAAGAGGAATGGCAtacacaaaaaaacaaaaaacttcAAAGGGATTGCACAGAATAACACCAGGAAGCAACAACCATTATACATTGCTAAAACACCAAAGGTTCAGCTACTGCAAAACTCACAAAAAGAGAATGCACCTCAAGCAACCAATCAGGAAGGCATGCCCTCTAACAAGCCTACACAACCATTGGAGAGGTATACTACTGTCAACCATCAGCCCAATACAGCCCCAACCGGTATTGCTACTGGAGAAATCACTAGAGAACTAGAGGTTGGTCAGGAGGAAACATCACACATAAATCCAAAGTGTGTGGTAGTTCCTCAGGTGGTGCAGAAGAATAACCTTATGATGGAACAAGAAACTCAAGCTGCTAACTCTCAACAATTACTTCAGATTGCCACAGAGATTGACCAGGTAACCTCTAAAGTACTCCAGCACCAATAGAAGagtttaaaaaagaagaagaaataggaCAATCATCAGTTGGAGGAATGTGTTACACCTGGGACAGAACAGTTCAGTGAAAACAGGAGCTTTGCACATGGGAACTCTATCATGATTGATAATACAACTGCTGATTAGGTGCAGAGAAGTAAAAATTATGGGATTGTTAAGAGGCCTGCAACAGTTGCTATAGGAAATATGGGGGAAACTACAAATATGAGAACAGTTGACTGGGTTCGAGAAGCTTTTGTAACGCAAAAGGAACCTCTAAATGTACTAATGAATCACTCATGTTAGGAGATACCCTCTCAAAGTTGTTTTAAATCTCAAAATCAACTGCAACAACAAGATTTTATAAGCCAATAGGGAATGACACCTGCTAGGAATCAGAACTCAGATCAGATACAAATACAAGTACAAGCCATGCAAATGAAAGAGGAAACACACAAATTGAACAAGTACATCATGTAAATCACCCTGCCACTGGAGAAATGCATGCCACTACTGAACTTTCACTGCTTAAGTTGCCATCTGTAGAGCAGATTCATAAGGATGATGCAGACACTTTACAATATACCTTATCTTCAGATCTTCAAACTAATGGTGACAACAATAAGCACTCAACTGGAACAGCAGTAATGCAACATAGGGGAATAGTCAATCCTACATTGGAACTTAATTCTGAGGTGCAATTCAGATTGTTACAGCAATAGTTGAGAGATGAAACTCAAAACTCTTTAGTTCTGAATCAAACACATGGAAATGACAATCACAATGCTATGATACCCCATCAGGGAAGTGCTGCAGAACCAGTTCCAATTCCATCTGCTGCAGATACTGGACAGCTATTTCACATTGAACTCAACATTCCTCTACAAACACCTCTACATGTTCTGCATGATATTGTAACTCATAATGTGGCACCAGTTATCATGCAACCAACAGTGTTTGGCATCAAACAATTTGACTAAGAAGGTTATGATGAATCCACAGCTCAGATCTTTAGGGCAGTAGCAAGGGAAATAGATTTATCCCCTAGGTCTGGGGATAAAACAGGTAATAAATCAAGGAAGCAAGGTCAACACAAAAACATACAATAACCAAAACGAATCTTGCCAAGAAGGGCAGTCTCTCATACTAAATAATGATAAAGTCCCTAATTTGGAATATAAGGTCAGTCAATACATAGCAGGCTTTTCAAAGAGTGATCAATGTGCAAAGAGAACATAGTTTTATGGTGATTGCACTGATGCAGCCTTTCCAAAATTGTAGGCACATTCAAACTTACAAAAGGAGATTAGGAATGGAAGTTGTTATGTCAAACATCAATGGCAAAATATGGCTCTTCTTTTATACTGGTGCAGAATGGGAATTAATTATGGACACTGAGCAACAGGTTACTGTCAAGGTATTTCATTAGGATATATCAAGCCACATCATCACGACTTTTGTATACGCAAAATATTCTTCACTTGAAAGGCTGGAACTGTGGGACTATTTATATTACTTGGCTAGTGATATGGATATGCCTTGGGTCGTTGGCGGAGATTTCAATGTAGTCTTACATGAAGATGAAAAGATAGGAGGACTACTGGTGCACCCACCTGAATATGAAGACTTTGCCTTCTGCGTAAACTCTTGTGATTTGTTTGACATTGGCTACAAGGGAAGTccattcacatggtggaatggtAGACCAGATGAACACTGCATCTTCAAGCGACTTGATAGGATCTTTGTAAATTTATCTTTCCAGAATCTCTTCCCAAATATAGAAGTAGAACATTTGATACGGACAGGATCAGATCACGCACATTTTCTAATGAGTTGTAGGCAGGAAGCTATGCAATTTGTTAAACATTTTAAGTTCCTCAATTTCTGGACAAAGCATGACACTTTCAAACAAGTAATCAAGCAAAACTGGTTGGTAGATTTTATTGGGGATCCTTTCTTGATGTCAAACAAAAATTAAAGAGAGTGACATCTGCCCTTTCACACTGGAGTAAAGCTACTTTAGGAGACATCTTCAAGCAGCTGGCTATTAGGGAGGATATTGTCGGAGTCAAGGAAATTCTATTTGATGAGGAACCAACATCTGCCAATAGAATTGTACATCAACAAGCACAAGCAGAATTGAAAAAATACCTGAGCATTGAAGAACAATACTAGAAACAAAAGGCGGGAATGAACTGGTTTGCTGAAGGGGATAGAAACACAAGGTTCTTTCACAACCATGTAAATGGAAAGAGGCAGAAATTGAACATCAAAAGGATACAGGGCACAAATGGTAATTGGCTTGAAACACAGGAACTTATGGCAAATGCTGCAGTGGAGTTCTACAGCAACCAATTTACACAAACATGGGATACCACTAATTATGAAATGCTGAACAATATACCTATTATGGTGACACTTGAACGGAATTTGGAGTTGTGCAAATATCCTACAATCTATGAAGTGAAGGATGCAATTTTTTCTCTGTCTGGGGATAGTGCAAGTGGACTAGATGGTTTCACTGGCTTGTTCTACCAAACATGCTGGGACATTATGGGGAAAGATATCTACATGCTGCTTCAAGAGTTATATGGTGGGGCACCActtccaaaatccataacacacactaaTCTTGTTCTACTGCCTAAGAAACCTCTAGTTCAAACATTCTCAGACTTACGATCAATAAGTCTAAGCAATTTCATCAACAAGGTAATATCAAGGGTATTACATGACTGAATGGAGAAGATACTTCCCTTGTTGATTTTGCCCAACTAATATAGCTTTGTTAAAGGAAGgggtatttttgaaaatgttcTGCTTACCCAAGAAATTATCACTGACATAAGGTTGAGAGGGAACCGGACAATGTAGTAATCAAGATTGATATGGCGAAGGCTTATGATAGGGTTTCTTGGATATATCTTCTACATGTTTTGAGGAAGATGGGGTTTGTTGAGCATTTCATCAACATGATAGGGAACCTATTTGTCAACAACTGGTACTCATGTCTAATCAATGGCCAAGCATCAGCGTTCTTCAAGTCCAGTAGAGGGGTGAAACAAGGTGACCCCCTTTCTCCTGAATTGTTCATTCTATCTACGGAAGTACTATCGAGATCACTAAACAATATGTTCTTAGATAAGAAATTCAAAGGATTTGGAATGCCCAAATGAACAGATCCATTAAACTATTTGGCTTATGCAGATGACATTATAATCTTTTCATTTGCTGATCCTTATTCTCTAAAGAAAGTAGTTGACGTGCTCACAAACTATGAACATAT from Nicotiana tomentosiformis chromosome 11, ASM39032v3, whole genome shotgun sequence encodes:
- the LOC138901267 gene encoding uncharacterized protein, translating into MDMPWVVGGDFNVVLHEDEKIGGLLVHPPEYEDFAFCVNSCDLFDIGYKGSPFTWWNGRPDEHCIFKRLDRIFVNLSFQNLFPNIEVEHLIRTGSDHAHFLMSCRQEAMQFVKHFKFLNFWTKHDTFKQVIKQNWLVDFIGDPFLMSNKN